One region of Camelina sativa cultivar DH55 chromosome 6, Cs, whole genome shotgun sequence genomic DNA includes:
- the LOC104792687 gene encoding annexin D3: protein MATIRVPDQVPSPAQDSETLNQAFRGWGTDEKAVIRVLGQRNESQRRKIRESYREVYGKDLINDLSSELSGDFMKAVVSWVYDPAERDARLVNKILNKEKKRKKGVVENLKVIVEISCTTSPNHLIAVRKAYCSLFDSSLEEHIASSLPFPLAKFLVTLASSFRYGKDKTDAEVATIEAAMLREAIEKKQLDHDHVLYILGTRSVYQLRETFAAYKQSYGNTFDKDVDGCPGDADLRSLLQVAIFCIDTPEKHFAKVVRDSIEGFGTDEDSLTRAIVTRAEIDMMKVRGEYFNMYNTSMDNAIIGDISGNYKDFLITLLGSKI, encoded by the exons ATGGCCACCATTAGAGTACCAGACCAAGTTCCTTCTCCAGCTCAGGATTCTGAAACTCTCAATCAAGCTTTTCGTG GTTGGGGAACGGATGAGAAGGCTGTTATACGAGTTTTAGGACAAAGGAACGAGAGCCAAAGAAGGAAGATCAGAGAAAGTTACAGAGAGGTTTACGGCAAAGATCTTATCAATGATCTCTCTTCTGAATTGTCTGGTGATTTCATG AAAGCTGTGGTTTCGTGGGTGTATGATCCAGCAGAGAGAGACGCAAGGCTTGTGAACAAGATTTtgaacaaggagaagaagaggaagaaaggggTGGTTGAGAATTTGAAGGTTATTGTAGAGATCTCTTGCACAACTTCTCCAAACCATTTGATTGCTGTGAGAAAAGCTTATTGTTCTCTCTTTGACTCATCTCTTGAAGAGCACATTGCTTCTTCTCTGCCTTTTCCTCTTGCAAAg TTTTTGGTGACGTTGGCAAGTTCATTCAGATATGGCAAAGATAAGACTGATGCAGAAGTAGCTACTATTGAGGCGGCTATGCTACGTGAAGCGATAGAGAAGAAGCAATTAGATCATGATCATGTTCTGTACATATTGGGAACCCGTAGTGTCTACCAGCTCAGAGAGACTTTTGCTGCTTACAAGCAGAGTTATGGGAACACATTTGATAAG GATGTTGATGGATGTCCGGGAGATGCTGATTTGAGAAGTCTATTGCAGGTTGCAATCTTTTGTATTGATACTCCTGAGAAACACTTTGCAAAG GTTGTAAGAGATTCCATTGAGGGTTTTGGAACAGATGAGGATTCATTGACGAGAGCGATTGTAACGCGTGCAGAGATTGATATGATGAAAGTAAGAGGGGAGTATTTCAATATGTACAACACAAGCATGGATAATGCTATCATTGGTGACATTTCTGGAAATTACAAGGACTTCCTCATCACCTTACTTGGATCCAAAATCTGA
- the LOC104792689 gene encoding uncharacterized protein LOC104792689 — MVLRRIDSSFDDRLLSPAIKKYKQEVLKKLEEKLRSAEDVSEAHGFARETLESNIFDLWKSLFDEEPTPRVVRTRILSDLFTPILGKPVHSEIHALPVCSPYILGKDFAMQELKEEVVRLGVELSLYIAESMFLLCDNIRMMLRFCYRLWRDAKRDLIGDSPVVERLLRVIHYVYTKDIKPKNGVYQNGGNNSAHWGLISRTSESFVAGFRDLDSLVLFLRAGEICGREFMSSIKEEVEKVGEKLLFVKAVSEANGFARDVMESNFLDLWKSLFDKEAKEATLTLKAIKNGILRDLFLPLYNEAP; from the exons ATGGTTCTCAGAAGAATAGATAGCTCCTTTGATGACAGACTATTATCACCCGCTATTAAAAAATACAAGCAAGAAGTGCTGAAGAAGCTAGAGGAAAAATTGAGGTCCGCAGAGGATGTTTCAGAGGCGCATGGGTTTGCCAGGGAGACGTTAGAGTCTAACATTTTTGACTTGTGGAAATCTCTATTTGATGAAGAACCAACACCCAGAGTGGTAAGGACTAGGATTCTTAGCGACCTGTTTACACCTATTTTGGGCAAACCAGTGCATAGCGAGATACATGCACTCCCCGTATGTTCTCCTTACATTCTAGG gaagGATTTTGCAATGCAGGAACTGAAAGAGGAGGTTGTGCGACTAGGAGTTGAGCTATCACTATATATAGCTGAATCGATGTTTTTGCTGTGTGATAACATTCGTATGATGTTACGGTTCTGCTATAGACTATGGAGGGATGCAAAAAGGGACTTGATTGGTGATAGTCCCGTGGTGGAAAGGCTGCTCCGTGTTATTCATTATGTCTACACAAAAGATATCAAACCGAAGAATGGAGTGTATCAGAATGGTGGCAACAATTCGGCCCATTGGGGATTGATCAGTAGGACGAGTGAGAGTTTTGTCGCTGGATTTAGAGATCTGGATAGCCTTGTCTTGTTTCTCAGAGCAGGAGAAATATGTGGACGAGAGTTTATGTCTAGTATTAAAGAAGAGGTGGAGAAGGTAGGGGAGAAGTTGTTGTTTGTGAAGGCTGTTTCTGAGGCGAATGGGTTTGCGAGGGATGTGATGGAGTCAAACTTTTTGGACTTATGGAAATCTCTCTTTGACAAAGAAGCCAAGGAAGCAACACTGACTCTGAAAGCGATAAAGAATGGGATCCTTCGTGACTTGTTTCTCCCTCTATATAACGAAGCACCATAG
- the LOC104792686 gene encoding annexin D4-like, with protein sequence MALPLDLESLTEAFSGNLGMGVDENALISTLGKSHKDHRKLFRKASKGFFVEDEERAFEKCHDHFVRHLKLEFSRFNNAVVMWAMHPWERDARLMKKALKKGEEAYNLIVEVACTRSAEDLLGARKAYHSLFDQSMEEDIASHVHGPNRKLLVGLVSAYRYEGNKVKDDSAKSEAKTLAEAVASRGEEVVEKDEVVRILTTRSKPHLQHVYKHFNDIKGSDLLGGVSHSSLLNEALLCLLKPAVYFSKILDASLNNEADKTTKKWLTRVFVTRADHSDEMKEIKEEYNKLYGETLPQRIQDKIKGNYRDFLITLLSKSD encoded by the exons ATGGCTCTTCCTCTCGACCTCGAAAGCCTCACTGAAGCCTTCTCAG GGAATCTAGGGATGGGAGTTGATGAGAACGCTTTGATTAGCACACTGGGGAAATCGCACAAGGATCATCGAAAACTATTTAGGAAAGCAAGCAAAGGTTTCTttgtggaagatgaagaaagagctTTTGAGAAATGTCATGATCACTTCGTCAGACATCTCAAGCTTGAGTTCTCTCGCTTCAAT AACGCGGTGGTGATGTGGGCGATGCATCCATGGGAGAGAGACGCAAGGTTGATGAAGAAAGCtttaaagaaaggagaagaagcgtACAACCTCATCGTGGAGGTCGCATGCACGCGTTCCGCTGAGGATCTCCTTGGTGCACGTAAAGCTTACCACTCTCTCTTCGACCAGTCAATGGAAGAAGACATTGCCTCTCACGTCCACGGCCCTAATCGCAAG TTGCTTGTGGGGCTCGTGAGTGCTTATAGATACGAAGGGAACAAGGTGAAGGACGATTCCGCCAAATCGGAGGCTAAGACTTTGGCCGAAGCTGTGGCATCTCGCGGAGAAGAAGTCGTAGAAAAGGATGAGGTTGTTAGGATTTTGACCACAAGAAGCAAACCCCATCTTCAACATGTCTACAAACACTTTAACGATATTAAAGGCTCTGATCTTCTTGGg GGTGTATCTCATTCTTCGCTCCTCAATGAAGCATTGCTTTGTTTGCTCAAACCGGCTGTGTATTTCAGCAAG attttggaTGCATCTCTGAACAACGAGGCAGACAAGACTACCAAAAAATGGTTGACAAGAGTGTTTGTTACAAGAGCGGATCATAGTGATGAGATGAAAGAGATCAAAGAAGAGTACAATAAGCTTTATGGTGAGACTTTGCCACAAAGAATCCAAGACAAGATTAAAGGGAACTACAGAGATTTCTTGATCACACTCCTCTCCAAATCCGATTGA